A section of the Pimelobacter simplex genome encodes:
- a CDS encoding alpha-hydroxy acid oxidase, producing the protein MPRTPRRFPRWGDLAPLIRFRRPAFGRRHRLAQAHTIEELRAMARRRTPRAAFDYTDGAADAEISLERARATFRELTFHPEILRDVSTVDTAVDILGASSRLPFGIAPTGFTRLMHTEGEIAGAVAAQRAGIPYTLSTMATTSLEDVAAAAPGARRWFQLYMWTDRERSLGLVDRAAAAGYDTLVVTVDVPVAGARLRDVRNGMTIPPTLTPRTVLDAIPRPRWWVDLLTTPPLTFASLNSWSGTIAELLDAMFDPSVSFDDLAWLRERWPGKLVVKGIQTAEDARRAVDAGADAVVLSNHGGRQLDRAPVPLTLLPATRAALGTDAEIILDTGVMHGQDIAAALALGADFVLIGRAYLYGLMAGGLPGVERSIEILETQLARTMRLLGARSVAELSPRHVTLPGTAR; encoded by the coding sequence ATGCCGCGGACGCCGCGCCGGTTCCCCCGCTGGGGCGACCTCGCGCCGCTCATCCGGTTCCGCCGTCCGGCCTTCGGGCGCCGCCACCGGCTCGCCCAGGCGCACACCATCGAGGAGCTGCGCGCGATGGCCCGGCGGCGTACGCCGCGCGCGGCGTTCGACTACACCGACGGCGCGGCCGACGCCGAGATCTCGCTCGAGCGCGCCCGCGCGACGTTCCGCGAGCTGACCTTCCACCCCGAGATCCTGCGCGACGTCAGCACCGTCGACACCGCGGTCGACATCCTCGGGGCGAGCAGCCGGCTGCCCTTCGGCATCGCGCCCACCGGCTTCACCCGGCTCATGCACACCGAGGGCGAGATCGCCGGTGCGGTCGCCGCCCAGCGCGCCGGGATCCCCTACACGCTCTCGACGATGGCGACGACCTCGCTCGAGGACGTCGCCGCCGCGGCGCCCGGTGCGCGCCGCTGGTTCCAGCTCTACATGTGGACCGACCGGGAGCGCTCGCTCGGGCTGGTCGACCGGGCCGCGGCGGCCGGCTACGACACGCTCGTCGTCACGGTCGACGTACCGGTGGCGGGGGCACGGCTGCGCGACGTCCGCAACGGCATGACGATCCCGCCCACCCTGACCCCGCGCACGGTGCTCGACGCGATCCCGCGGCCGCGCTGGTGGGTCGACCTGCTCACCACGCCGCCGCTGACGTTCGCCTCGCTCAACAGCTGGTCGGGCACGATCGCCGAGCTGCTGGACGCGATGTTCGACCCGTCGGTGTCCTTCGACGACCTCGCCTGGCTGCGGGAGCGCTGGCCCGGCAAGCTCGTGGTCAAGGGCATCCAGACCGCCGAGGACGCCCGGCGCGCCGTCGATGCCGGCGCCGACGCCGTCGTCCTGTCGAACCACGGCGGCCGCCAGCTCGACCGGGCGCCCGTCCCCCTGACGCTGCTGCCCGCGACCCGCGCCGCGCTGGGCACCGACGCCGAGATCATCCTCGACACCGGCGTCATGCACGGCCAGGACATCGCCGCCGCGCTCGCCCTCGGCGCCGACTTCGTGCTCATCGGACGGGCCTACCTCTACGGCCTGATGGCCGGCGGGCTGCCCGGCGTCGAGCGCAGCATCGAGATCCTGGAGACCCAGCTCGCCCGCACCATGCGCCTGCTCGGCGCGCGCTCGGTCGCCGAGCTCTCGCCGCGCCACGTCACCCTGCCCGGGACGGCGCGGTGA
- a CDS encoding class I adenylate-forming enzyme family protein: MTTSPTTSLTAAWRARVLAAPERVALSHRGRRWSAAELDADATALAADLAARGVGAGDRVALHLQNVPAFPLALLALWRLGAVGVLANPMYRDRELHHLLDDSGAVGVITSAADVEVLRPAAEGTAVGWWLGVADDDPTLADVVAAHAGAGVVVPEAEVGPGDIAMLTYTSGTTGPPKGAMNTHANVLATVEAFGAWIELTDDDVVYAAAPLFHITGAVASGALALVGGATLALSGRFDPADAVTTIEAEGATFTIASITAFHAIEQVEWARRSHFASLRAVYTGGAPVPQASLDRFRDRFGIAIHNVYGMTETTSAVVAVPLGVTAPVDPLSGAVAIGRALPGVGIEVVTDEDDPAAPGEPGELVVTGPQVVPGYWQNPEATARTLPAGRLHTGDVVVIDIHGWIYLVDRLKDQINVSGYKVWPREVEDVLYEHPAVHEAAVVGRPDDYRGEAVVAHVVLAAGRSATPRELIAHTRSRLAAYKAPREVHVVAELPKTATGKIRRDDLRG; this comes from the coding sequence GTGACCACTTCGCCGACCACCTCGCTGACCGCCGCCTGGCGCGCGCGGGTGCTCGCGGCACCGGAGCGGGTGGCGCTCAGCCACCGCGGCCGGCGCTGGAGCGCCGCCGAGCTGGACGCCGACGCCACCGCGCTCGCCGCCGACCTCGCCGCGCGCGGGGTCGGCGCCGGCGACCGGGTCGCGCTGCACCTGCAGAACGTCCCGGCCTTCCCCCTCGCGCTGCTCGCGCTGTGGCGACTCGGCGCGGTCGGCGTCCTGGCCAACCCGATGTACCGCGACCGCGAGCTGCACCACCTGCTCGACGACTCCGGCGCGGTCGGCGTGATCACCTCCGCGGCGGACGTCGAGGTGCTGCGTCCCGCCGCCGAGGGCACCGCCGTCGGCTGGTGGCTCGGCGTCGCGGACGACGACCCGACGCTCGCCGATGTCGTCGCGGCGCACGCCGGGGCGGGCGTCGTCGTACCGGAGGCGGAGGTGGGACCCGGCGATATCGCGATGCTGACCTACACCTCGGGCACGACCGGGCCGCCCAAGGGCGCGATGAACACGCACGCCAACGTGCTCGCCACCGTCGAGGCCTTCGGTGCATGGATCGAGCTCACCGACGACGACGTCGTCTACGCCGCCGCCCCGCTCTTCCACATCACCGGCGCGGTCGCCTCGGGCGCCCTCGCCCTCGTCGGCGGCGCCACCCTCGCCCTGTCGGGCCGGTTCGACCCGGCAGACGCGGTGACCACCATCGAGGCCGAGGGCGCGACGTTCACCATCGCCTCGATCACCGCCTTCCACGCCATCGAGCAGGTGGAGTGGGCCCGCCGCAGCCACTTCGCGTCGCTGCGCGCCGTCTACACCGGCGGCGCGCCCGTCCCCCAGGCCTCGCTCGACCGGTTCCGGGACCGCTTCGGGATCGCCATCCACAACGTGTACGGCATGACCGAGACGACCTCGGCCGTCGTCGCCGTACCGCTCGGCGTCACCGCCCCGGTCGACCCGCTCTCCGGCGCCGTCGCCATCGGCCGCGCCCTGCCCGGCGTCGGCATCGAGGTGGTCACCGACGAGGACGACCCCGCCGCCCCCGGCGAACCCGGCGAGCTCGTCGTCACCGGCCCCCAGGTCGTCCCCGGCTACTGGCAGAACCCCGAGGCCACCGCCCGCACCCTGCCCGCGGGCCGGCTGCACACCGGCGACGTCGTCGTGATCGACATCCACGGCTGGATCTACCTCGTCGACCGGCTCAAAGACCAGATCAACGTCTCCGGCTACAAGGTCTGGCCCCGCGAGGTCGAGGACGTCCTCTACGAGCACCCCGCCGTCCACGAGGCCGCCGTCGTCGGCCGCCCCGACGACTACCGCGGCGAGGCCGTCGTCGCCCACGTCGTCCTCGCCGCCGGGCGCAGCGCCACCCCTCGCGAGCTGATCGCGCACACGCGCAGCCGGCTGGCGGCGTACAAGGCGCCGCGCGAGGTGCACGTGGTCGCCGAGCTCCCGAAGACCGCCACGGGGAAGATCCGCCGCGACGACCTCCGGGGTTGA
- a CDS encoding acyl-CoA dehydrogenase family protein, which yields MTQTMFTEPEERVALRESVKKLASKYGREYVEKQAREGGKMTEMWLEMGRNGFLGVNIPEEYGGGGGGMADLAAVLEESAAAGAPLLMMVVSPAICGSIITRCGTEEQKQRWLPAIADGTHLMAFGITEADAGSNSHQITTTATRDGDQWVLNGQKTFISGVDEAQSVLIVSRTEDAKTGKLKPALFVVPTDAEGFTKQPIPMSWQAPEKQFTLFLDNVRVPADALVGDEDGGLWQLFAGLNPERIMGGAFSCGIARYALEKAVTYAKERSVWKDQPIGAHQGIAHPLAKVKIELEQARLLWQKAAALYDAGDDFTAGEYANMAKYAGGEVACNATDVAVHTHGGNGLTQEYGLGNMLVAARLGRIAPVSREMILNFVAMHSLGLPKSY from the coding sequence ATGACCCAGACGATGTTCACCGAGCCCGAGGAGCGCGTGGCGCTGCGCGAGTCGGTCAAGAAGCTCGCCAGCAAGTACGGCCGCGAGTACGTCGAGAAGCAGGCCCGCGAGGGCGGCAAGATGACCGAGATGTGGCTCGAGATGGGCCGCAACGGCTTCCTCGGCGTCAACATCCCCGAGGAGTACGGCGGCGGTGGCGGCGGCATGGCCGACCTGGCCGCCGTCCTGGAGGAGTCGGCCGCGGCCGGCGCCCCCCTGCTGATGATGGTCGTCTCGCCCGCCATCTGCGGCTCGATCATCACCCGTTGCGGCACCGAGGAGCAGAAGCAGCGCTGGCTCCCCGCGATCGCCGACGGCACGCACCTGATGGCCTTCGGCATCACCGAGGCCGACGCCGGCTCCAACTCCCACCAGATCACCACGACCGCCACGCGCGACGGCGACCAGTGGGTGCTCAACGGGCAGAAGACGTTCATCTCCGGCGTCGACGAGGCGCAGTCGGTGCTCATCGTGTCCCGCACCGAGGACGCCAAGACGGGCAAGCTCAAGCCCGCGCTGTTCGTCGTACCGACGGACGCGGAGGGGTTCACCAAGCAGCCCATCCCCATGTCCTGGCAGGCCCCGGAGAAGCAGTTCACGCTGTTCCTCGACAACGTCCGGGTCCCCGCCGACGCCCTCGTCGGCGACGAGGACGGCGGCCTCTGGCAGCTCTTCGCCGGCCTCAACCCCGAGCGCATCATGGGCGGCGCCTTCTCGTGCGGCATCGCGCGCTACGCGCTGGAGAAGGCCGTCACCTACGCCAAGGAGCGCTCGGTCTGGAAGGACCAGCCCATCGGCGCCCACCAGGGCATCGCGCACCCCCTGGCCAAGGTGAAGATCGAGCTCGAGCAGGCCCGCCTGCTCTGGCAGAAGGCCGCCGCGCTCTACGACGCCGGTGACGACTTCACGGCCGGCGAGTACGCCAACATGGCCAAGTACGCCGGTGGCGAGGTCGCCTGCAACGCCACCGACGTCGCCGTCCACACCCACGGCGGCAACGGCCTGACCCAGGAGTACGGCCTCGGCAACATGCTCGTCGCCGCCCGCCTGGGCCGGATCGCGCCGGTGAGCCGGGAGATGATCCTCAACTTCGTCGCCATGCACTCCCTGGGCCTCCCCAAGTCCTACTGA
- a CDS encoding acetyl/propionyl/methylcrotonyl-CoA carboxylase subunit alpha — MTITRLLVANRGEIARRVFRTCRDLGIETVAVHSDADAGMPFVRDADAAVRLPGNTPAETYLRGDLVIAAALKAGADAIHPGYGFLSENAAFARQVAEAGLTWVGPDPSSIERMGSKIESKKLMEAAGVPVLGNFTADSATADDLPLLVKASAGGGGRGMRIVRALDALAGEIETAQSEAESAFGDGTVFVEPYVENGRHIEVQVLGTADGTIVFGERDCSVQRRHQKVIEEAPAPGLPSATRTALHEAAQAAAEAIDYRGAGTVEFLYDPAKDRFYFLEMNTRLQVEHPVTEAIYGVDLVALQIAVAEGHSPAVAVGEPHGHAVEVRLYAEDPAHDYQPQSGRILRFEIPGVVSTFEGPAAHGLRLDSGVGSGDEIGTFYDAMIAKVIVHAPTREQALRQLAGVLAKAELHGLVTNRDLLVNLLRDPVFTSGAMHTTWLDTADLAALAASPGGEGTAQLSAFAATVALAEAARLARPVQSRIPSGWRNVVAGPQVTTFLHGEDELPVHWYGGRSFRSADLECVVVTAAGPDVVEIEVDGVARTFRVFTSGDRVDVESSLGHVALRRKPRFVDPSTQVAAGSMLAPMPGSVIAVRAAVGDVVAEGQPILVMEAMKMQHTIAAPYAGTVTELSASAGQQVEAGAVLAVVEATETDSEGQDA, encoded by the coding sequence GTGACCATCACCAGACTGCTCGTCGCCAACCGCGGCGAGATCGCCCGCCGGGTCTTCCGCACCTGTCGCGACCTCGGCATCGAGACCGTGGCCGTGCACTCGGACGCCGACGCGGGGATGCCGTTCGTGCGCGACGCGGACGCCGCCGTACGGCTGCCGGGGAACACGCCCGCCGAGACCTACCTGCGCGGGGACCTCGTCATCGCCGCCGCGCTCAAGGCCGGCGCCGACGCGATCCACCCTGGCTACGGCTTCCTGTCCGAGAACGCCGCCTTCGCCCGTCAGGTCGCCGAGGCCGGACTGACCTGGGTCGGCCCGGACCCGTCGTCGATCGAGCGGATGGGCTCGAAGATCGAGTCCAAGAAGCTCATGGAGGCGGCCGGCGTCCCGGTGCTCGGCAACTTCACCGCCGATAGCGCGACGGCCGACGACCTGCCGCTCCTGGTCAAGGCGAGCGCGGGCGGCGGTGGCCGCGGCATGCGGATCGTCCGCGCGCTCGACGCCCTCGCCGGTGAGATCGAGACGGCCCAGTCGGAGGCGGAGTCGGCGTTCGGCGACGGCACCGTCTTCGTCGAGCCGTACGTCGAGAACGGGCGCCACATCGAGGTCCAGGTGCTCGGCACCGCCGACGGAACGATCGTCTTCGGTGAGCGCGACTGCTCGGTGCAGCGCCGCCACCAGAAGGTCATCGAGGAGGCGCCCGCCCCCGGCCTGCCGTCCGCGACCCGTACCGCCCTGCACGAGGCGGCCCAGGCGGCCGCCGAGGCGATCGACTACCGCGGCGCCGGGACGGTCGAGTTCCTCTACGACCCGGCCAAGGACCGCTTCTACTTCCTGGAGATGAACACCCGCCTCCAGGTGGAGCACCCCGTCACCGAGGCGATCTACGGCGTCGACCTGGTCGCGCTCCAGATCGCGGTCGCCGAGGGGCACTCGCCCGCCGTCGCCGTGGGGGAGCCCCACGGGCACGCCGTCGAGGTCCGGCTGTACGCCGAGGACCCGGCGCACGACTACCAGCCCCAGAGCGGCCGGATCCTGCGGTTCGAGATCCCCGGCGTGGTCAGCACCTTCGAGGGGCCGGCCGCCCACGGCCTGCGGCTCGACTCGGGTGTCGGCTCGGGCGACGAGATCGGCACCTTCTACGACGCGATGATCGCCAAGGTGATCGTGCACGCGCCGACCCGCGAGCAGGCCCTGCGCCAGCTCGCCGGCGTCCTGGCCAAGGCGGAGCTGCACGGCCTGGTCACCAACCGCGACCTGCTCGTCAACCTGCTCCGCGACCCGGTCTTCACCAGCGGCGCGATGCACACGACGTGGCTCGACACCGCCGACCTGGCCGCGCTCGCGGCGTCCCCGGGCGGTGAGGGGACCGCGCAGCTCTCGGCGTTCGCCGCGACGGTCGCGCTGGCCGAGGCCGCCCGCCTCGCCCGGCCCGTCCAGAGCCGGATCCCGTCCGGGTGGCGCAATGTCGTCGCCGGTCCGCAGGTCACCACGTTCCTGCACGGCGAGGACGAGCTCCCCGTCCACTGGTACGGCGGCCGCTCGTTCCGCTCCGCCGACCTCGAGTGCGTGGTGGTCACGGCGGCGGGGCCGGACGTCGTCGAGATCGAGGTCGACGGGGTCGCCCGCACCTTCCGGGTGTTCACCAGCGGCGACCGGGTCGACGTCGAGTCCTCGCTCGGCCACGTCGCGCTGCGCCGCAAGCCCCGCTTCGTCGACCCGTCCACCCAGGTCGCGGCCGGATCGATGCTCGCGCCGATGCCGGGCAGCGTGATCGCCGTACGGGCCGCGGTCGGGGACGTCGTCGCCGAGGGCCAGCCCATCCTCGTGATGGAGGCCATGAAGATGCAGCACACCATCGCGGCGCCCTACGCGGGCACCGTCACCGAGCTGTCGGCGTCCGCCGGACAGCAGGTCGAGGCGGGCGCCGTGCTCGCCGTCGTCGAAGCCACCGAGACCGACTCCGAAGGACAGGACGCATGA
- a CDS encoding acyl-CoA carboxylase subunit beta: MTTTETEAPEQAPEQDRRTAMEAKLADLHAEQAKAVEAGGKYIARHKDRGKLTARERIDLLVDEGSAFLELMPLAGWGSDFAVGASLVTGIGVVEGVECLIVANDPTVKGGALNPWSLKKSFRAAEIAEKNFLPTINLTESGGADLPTQKEIFIPGGRGFRDLTRSSARKQPTISVVFGNSTAGGAYVPGMSDYVIMVKEQAKVFLAGPPLVKMATGEESDDETLGGAEMHSRVSGLSDALAVDEHDAIRLARRAVARLNWRKQGDVPTEAFAEPDLDPEDLLDLIPTDLKEPFDPREAILRIVDGTGPANEVAFDEFKPLYGSALCVGWAKLHGHPIGILANARGVLMSEEAQKAAQFIQLANQKDTPLLFLHNTTGYMVGAEYEQGGIIKHGAMMINAVSNSKVPHLTVIMGASYGAGNYGMNGRAYDPRFLFTWPSAKSSVMGPAQLAGVLEIVARESAEKKGQPFDAEGFVAIKQMVEEQIEEQSLPYVLSGMVYDDGVIDPRDTRTVLGICLSVIDNQPIEGAMNFGVFRM; the protein is encoded by the coding sequence ATGACGACGACGGAGACCGAGGCGCCGGAGCAGGCGCCCGAGCAGGACCGGCGTACGGCCATGGAGGCCAAGCTCGCCGACCTGCACGCCGAGCAGGCCAAGGCGGTCGAGGCCGGCGGCAAGTACATCGCCCGCCACAAGGACCGCGGCAAGCTCACCGCCCGCGAGCGGATCGACCTGCTCGTCGACGAGGGCTCGGCCTTCCTCGAGCTGATGCCCCTGGCCGGTTGGGGCAGCGACTTCGCCGTCGGCGCCTCCCTGGTGACCGGCATCGGCGTGGTCGAGGGTGTCGAGTGCCTGATCGTCGCCAACGACCCGACGGTCAAGGGCGGCGCGCTCAACCCGTGGTCGCTGAAGAAGTCCTTCCGGGCGGCCGAGATCGCCGAGAAGAACTTCCTCCCCACGATCAACCTCACCGAGTCGGGCGGCGCGGATCTGCCCACCCAGAAGGAGATCTTCATCCCCGGCGGTCGCGGCTTCCGCGACCTCACCCGGTCCAGCGCCCGCAAGCAGCCCACCATCTCGGTGGTCTTCGGCAACTCCACCGCGGGCGGCGCCTACGTCCCCGGCATGAGCGACTACGTGATCATGGTCAAGGAGCAGGCCAAGGTGTTCCTGGCCGGCCCGCCGCTGGTCAAGATGGCGACCGGCGAGGAGTCCGACGACGAGACACTCGGCGGCGCCGAGATGCACTCGCGGGTCTCCGGTCTGTCCGACGCCCTGGCGGTCGACGAGCACGACGCGATCCGGCTCGCGCGGCGCGCCGTGGCCCGGCTCAACTGGCGCAAGCAGGGCGACGTACCGACCGAGGCGTTCGCCGAGCCCGACCTCGACCCCGAGGACCTCCTCGACCTGATCCCCACCGATCTCAAGGAGCCGTTCGACCCGCGCGAGGCGATCCTCCGGATCGTCGACGGGACGGGGCCGGCCAACGAGGTCGCCTTCGACGAGTTCAAGCCGCTCTACGGCTCGGCGCTCTGCGTCGGCTGGGCCAAGCTCCACGGCCACCCGATCGGCATCCTCGCCAACGCGCGCGGCGTCCTGATGAGCGAGGAGGCCCAGAAGGCCGCTCAGTTCATCCAGCTCGCCAACCAGAAGGACACGCCGCTGCTCTTCCTGCACAACACCACCGGCTACATGGTCGGCGCGGAGTACGAGCAGGGCGGCATCATCAAGCACGGCGCGATGATGATCAACGCGGTCTCCAACTCCAAGGTCCCGCACCTGACGGTGATCATGGGCGCGTCCTACGGTGCCGGCAACTACGGCATGAACGGGCGCGCCTACGACCCGCGCTTCCTCTTCACGTGGCCCTCGGCCAAGTCGTCGGTGATGGGCCCCGCCCAGCTCGCCGGCGTGCTCGAGATCGTCGCGCGCGAGTCGGCGGAGAAGAAGGGCCAGCCCTTCGACGCCGAGGGCTTCGTCGCCATCAAGCAGATGGTCGAGGAGCAGATCGAGGAGCAGTCGCTGCCGTACGTGCTGTCCGGGATGGTCTACGACGACGGCGTGATCGACCCGCGCGACACCCGGACGGTGCTGGGCATCTGCCTGTCCGTCATCGACAACCAGCCGATCGAGGGCGCCATGAACTTCGGCGTCTTCCGGATGTGA
- a CDS encoding SRPBCC family protein → MGVLKPLGGEVTVHMKAPVEDVWALVSDVTRIGEFSPETFEAEWTHGATGPVAGARFRGHVKRNGVGPTYWTPCTVTKADQNEVFEFAVGLDGNALNTWGYRMQAENGGTSVTEYFRLTPAWFMRGYWLVLGRLRGKTNERGMRTTLERMKAVVES, encoded by the coding sequence ATGGGCGTGCTGAAGCCGCTGGGCGGCGAGGTGACGGTGCACATGAAGGCGCCCGTCGAGGACGTCTGGGCGCTGGTCAGCGATGTCACCCGGATCGGCGAGTTCTCGCCCGAGACGTTCGAGGCCGAGTGGACCCACGGCGCCACCGGGCCCGTGGCGGGCGCGCGCTTCCGCGGGCACGTCAAGCGCAACGGCGTCGGGCCGACGTACTGGACTCCGTGCACGGTGACCAAGGCCGACCAGAACGAGGTGTTCGAGTTCGCCGTCGGCCTCGACGGCAACGCCCTCAACACGTGGGGCTACCGGATGCAGGCCGAGAACGGCGGCACCAGCGTCACCGAGTACTTCCGGCTCACGCCGGCCTGGTTCATGCGCGGCTACTGGCTCGTCCTGGGGCGGCTTCGCGGCAAGACCAACGAGCGCGGGATGCGCACGACCTTGGAGAGGATGAAGGCGGTGGTGGAGTCATGA
- a CDS encoding acyl-CoA dehydrogenase family protein, translating into MTTFDHGWTEEQRALKQSAIAFTQREVTPHLDQWEKDGELPRELQKKLAHAGLLGVGVSEEVGGDGGDLMDICAAQEGFMEAGWSGGAMASAFTHGIAIPHIIQNGSPELVDAWVRPTLAGDLIGSMAVTEPGTGSDVAGITTRAVRDGDHWVINGAKTFITSSVRGDFVTTAVRTGEAGAHGISMIVVPKGTPGFTVSRKLDKMGWLASDTGELSYVDVRVPVGNLVGQENHGFYYIAENFVTERIFLALMGYGHALRCLNLSVQYCKDRETFGKPLVKNQVVRAKLVEMHRQVAIARGYTLEVAQRYVAGENVIAEACLAKQTAVDTAVWVADQAVQLHGGMGYMRESEVERHYRDVRLLPIGGGATEVLTDLAAKLLGYA; encoded by the coding sequence ATGACGACCTTCGACCACGGCTGGACCGAGGAGCAGCGCGCCCTCAAGCAGTCCGCCATCGCGTTCACCCAGCGCGAGGTGACGCCCCACCTCGACCAGTGGGAGAAGGACGGCGAGCTGCCCCGCGAGCTGCAGAAGAAGCTCGCCCACGCGGGCCTGCTCGGCGTCGGCGTGAGCGAGGAGGTCGGCGGCGACGGCGGCGACCTGATGGACATCTGCGCCGCCCAGGAGGGCTTCATGGAGGCCGGCTGGTCCGGCGGGGCGATGGCCTCGGCGTTCACCCACGGCATCGCGATCCCCCACATCATCCAGAACGGCAGCCCCGAGCTGGTCGACGCGTGGGTCCGCCCGACGCTCGCCGGCGACCTGATCGGCTCGATGGCGGTCACCGAGCCGGGCACCGGCTCCGACGTCGCCGGCATCACCACCCGCGCCGTTCGCGACGGCGACCACTGGGTGATCAACGGCGCCAAGACGTTCATCACCTCCAGCGTCCGCGGCGACTTCGTCACCACGGCGGTCCGTACGGGGGAGGCCGGCGCCCACGGCATCTCGATGATCGTCGTGCCCAAGGGGACGCCGGGCTTCACCGTCTCGCGCAAGCTCGACAAGATGGGCTGGCTCGCCTCCGACACCGGCGAGCTGTCGTACGTCGACGTGCGTGTCCCGGTCGGCAACCTGGTCGGCCAGGAGAACCACGGTTTCTACTACATCGCCGAGAACTTCGTCACCGAGCGGATCTTCCTCGCGCTGATGGGCTACGGCCATGCGCTGCGCTGCCTCAACCTGAGCGTCCAGTACTGCAAGGACCGCGAGACCTTCGGCAAGCCGCTGGTCAAGAACCAGGTGGTGCGGGCCAAGCTCGTCGAGATGCACCGCCAGGTCGCGATCGCGCGGGGCTACACGCTCGAGGTCGCCCAGCGCTACGTCGCCGGTGAGAACGTCATCGCCGAGGCCTGCCTGGCCAAGCAGACCGCCGTCGACACCGCGGTGTGGGTGGCCGACCAGGCGGTCCAATTGCACGGAGGAATGGGCTACATGCGCGAGTCCGAGGTCGAGCGGCACTACCGCGACGTCCGGCTGCTCCCGATCGGCGGCGGTGCGACCGAGGTCCTCACCGACCTGGCCGCCAAGCTGCTGGGCTACGCCTGA
- a CDS encoding acyclic terpene utilization AtuA family protein, with the protein MTQPIRIANCSGFYGDRLSALREQLEGGDVDVITGDYLAELTMLILGMDTLRDADLGYARTFLKQLEDTLGLALDKGVKIVSNAGGLNPAALAAKIQALGTGAKVAYVEGDDLRSANLFEGALTANAYLGAFGIASALSNGADVVVTGRVTDASVVVGPAIAHHGWTPTDYDALAGAVVAGHVIECGTQATGGNFSGFTDLFRAGAPMTTPLGFPIAEVAADGSSVITKHDGTGGAVTVDTVTAQLLYEIQTTRYLNPDVTTHLDSIRLHQQGPDRVEVTGVTGAAPAEQLKVAVNTLGGYRNQVEFVLTGLDIDAKAEWLRSQLDPQLTAADVTWTQTPARTGDADTEEGASVILRCIGKDPEAGPLGKPFTGPAVELALASYPGFTMTTPPQKPSPFGIYRPEYVDRGAVEHTVVHHDGTREVIADPTTFADPAELDPALGKRPSPYPAPADTITRRMPLGTFVHARSGDKGGNANLGLWVKNDGSERYEARVQWLAKIVKDRKVRELVPEAKDLDIDVYVLPNLGAVNVVIHGLLGDGVAASTRFDPQAKGLGEWVRSRIVHIQEDLV; encoded by the coding sequence ATGACCCAGCCGATCAGGATCGCCAACTGCAGCGGCTTCTACGGCGACCGGCTCTCCGCCCTGCGCGAGCAGCTCGAGGGCGGTGACGTCGACGTCATCACCGGCGACTACCTCGCCGAGCTGACCATGCTCATCCTCGGCATGGACACCCTGCGCGACGCCGACCTCGGCTACGCGCGGACGTTCCTCAAGCAGCTCGAGGACACCCTCGGCCTCGCGCTCGACAAGGGCGTCAAGATCGTCAGCAACGCCGGCGGGCTCAACCCCGCCGCGCTCGCCGCCAAGATCCAGGCGCTCGGCACCGGCGCCAAGGTGGCGTACGTCGAGGGCGACGACCTGCGCTCCGCGAACCTCTTCGAGGGCGCGCTCACCGCCAACGCCTACCTGGGCGCCTTCGGCATCGCGTCCGCGCTGAGCAACGGCGCCGACGTCGTCGTCACCGGCCGCGTCACCGACGCCAGCGTCGTGGTCGGCCCCGCGATCGCCCACCACGGCTGGACCCCCACCGACTACGACGCGCTGGCCGGCGCGGTCGTCGCGGGCCACGTCATCGAGTGCGGCACGCAGGCCACGGGCGGCAACTTCTCCGGGTTCACCGACCTGTTCCGGGCGGGTGCGCCGATGACGACGCCGCTCGGCTTCCCGATCGCCGAGGTCGCGGCCGACGGCAGCAGCGTGATCACCAAGCACGACGGCACCGGCGGCGCGGTCACGGTCGACACGGTCACCGCACAGCTGCTCTACGAGATCCAGACGACGCGCTACCTCAACCCCGACGTCACCACGCACCTCGACTCGATCCGGCTCCACCAGCAGGGACCCGACCGGGTCGAGGTCACCGGGGTCACCGGCGCCGCGCCGGCCGAGCAGCTCAAGGTCGCGGTCAACACGCTCGGCGGCTACCGCAACCAGGTCGAGTTCGTGCTCACGGGGCTCGACATCGACGCCAAGGCCGAGTGGCTGCGCAGCCAGCTCGACCCGCAGCTCACCGCGGCCGACGTCACCTGGACCCAGACCCCCGCCCGGACGGGCGATGCGGACACCGAGGAGGGCGCCTCGGTCATCCTGCGCTGCATCGGCAAGGACCCCGAGGCGGGTCCGCTCGGCAAGCCGTTCACCGGACCGGCGGTCGAGCTCGCGCTCGCCAGCTACCCGGGCTTCACGATGACGACGCCGCCCCAGAAGCCCAGCCCGTTCGGCATCTACCGCCCCGAGTACGTCGACCGCGGCGCCGTCGAGCACACCGTCGTCCACCACGACGGGACCCGCGAGGTCATCGCCGACCCGACCACGTTCGCCGACCCGGCCGAGCTCGACCCGGCGCTCGGCAAGCGCCCGTCGCCGTACCCGGCGCCGGCGGACACGATCACCCGCCGGATGCCGCTGGGCACGTTCGTGCACGCGCGCTCGGGCGACAAGGGCGGCAACGCCAACCTCGGCCTCTGGGTCAAGAACGACGGCTCGGAGCGCTACGAGGCGCGCGTGCAGTGGCTCGCCAAGATCGTCAAGGACCGCAAGGTCCGCGAGCTCGTGCCCGAGGCCAAGGACCTCGACATCGACGTCTACGTGCTGCCCAACCTGGGCGCGGTCAACGTCGTGATCCACGGCCTGCTCGGCGACGGCGTCGCCGCGTCCACCCGGTTCGACCCCCAGGCCAAGGGCCTCGGCGAGTGGGTCCGCAGCCGGATCGTCCACATCCAGGAGGACTTGGTATGA